The Equus caballus isolate H_3958 breed thoroughbred chromosome 13, TB-T2T, whole genome shotgun sequence genome includes a window with the following:
- the POR gene encoding NADPH--cytochrome P450 reductase isoform X1: MGDSNMDASAPTSETVAEEVSLFSMMDMFLFSLIVGLLTYWFLFRKKKDEIPEFTKIQTTTTSVKDSSFVEKMKKTGRNIIVFYGSQTGTAEEFANRLSKDAHRYGMRGMAADPEEYDLADLGSLSEIENSLAVFCMATYGEGDPTDNAQDFYDWLQEADVDLSGVKYAVFGLGNKTYEHFNAMGKYVDKRLEQLGAQRIFELGLGDDDGNLEEDFITWREQFWPAVCEHFGVEATGEESSIRQYELLVHTDIDAAKVYVGEMGRLKSYETQKPPFDAKNPFLAVVTTNRKLNQGTERHLMHLELDISDSKIRYESGDHVAVYPANDSALVNQLGEILGADLDVIMSLNNLDEESNKKHPFPCPTSYRTALTYYLDITNPPRTNVLYELAQYASEPFEQEQLRKMASSSGEGKELYLTWVVEARRHILAILQDYPSLRPPIDHLCELLPRLQARYYSIASSSKVHPNSVHICAVAVEYETKTGRINKGVATTWLRAKEPAKENGRRALVPMFVRKSQFRLPFKATTPVIMVGPGTGIAPFIGFIQERAWLQQQGKEVGETLLYYGCRRSDEDYLYRDELAQFHRDGSLTQLNVAFSREQAHKVYVQHLLKRDKEHLWKLIHEGGAHIYVCGDARNMARDVQNTFYDIVAELGTMEHAQAVDYIKKLMTKGRYSLDVWS; encoded by the exons ATGGGGGACTCCAACATGGACGCCAGCGCGCCCACGTCTGAGACAGTGGCTGAAGAAGTCTCTCTTTTCAGCATGATGGACATGTTTCTGTTCTCACTCATTGTGGGTCTCCTGACCTACTGGTTcctcttcagaaagaaaaaagatgaaatccccGAGTTCACCAAAATTCAAACAAC GACGACCTCTGTGAAAGACAGCAGCTTCGtggaaaagatgaagaagacG GGCAGGAACATCATCGTGTTCTATGGCTCCCAGACGGGGACCGCCGAGGAGTTTGCCAACCGCCTGTCCAAGGACGCCCACCGCTATGGAATGCGGGGCATGGCAGCAGACCCCGAAGAGTATGACTTG GCCGACCTGGGCAGCCTTTCAGAGATAGAGAACTCCCTGGCAGTGTTCTGCATGGCCACCTACGGCGAGGGGGACCCCACTGACAATGCCCAGGACTTCTATGACTGGCTCCAGGAGGCGGACGTGGACCTCTCTGGAGTCAAGTATGCG GTGTTCGGCCTTGGGAACAAGACCTACGAGCACTTCAATGCCATGGGCAAGTATGTGGACAAGCGGCTGGAGCAGCTCGGTGCCCAGAGGATCTTTGAGCTGGGGTTGGGCGACGATGACGGAAA cctggaGGAGGATTTCATCACGTGGCGAGAGCAGTTCTGGCCAGCCGTGTGTGAACACTTTGGGGTGGAAGCCACAGGAGAGGAGTCCAG CATTCGCCAGTATGAGCTGCTGGTGCACACAGACATAGACGCAGCCAAGGTGTACGTGGGTGAGATGGGCCGCCTGAAGAGCTATGAGACCCAGAAACC cccctttGATGCCAAGAATCCATTCTTGGCCGTAGTCACCACCAACCGGAAGCTGAACCAGGGAACTGAGCGCCACCTCATGCACCTGGAATTAGACATCTCAGATTCCAAAATCAG GTATGAATCCGGGGACCATGTGGCCGTTTACCCGGCCAATGACTCTGCCCTGGTCAACCAGCTTGGcgagatcctgggtgccgacctggACGTCATCATGTCCCTAAACAATCTCGATG AGGAGTCCAACAAGAAACACCCgttcccctgccccacctcctacCGGACGGCCCTCACCTACTATCTGGATATCACCAACCCGCCGCGCACCAACGTGCTCTACGAGCTGGCCCAGTACGCCTCGGAGCCCTTCGAGCAGGAGCAGTTGCGCAAAATGGCCTCCTCCTCAGGCGAGGGCAAG GAGTTGTACTTGACCTGGGTCGTGGAGGCCCGGAGGCACATCCTGGCCATCCTGCAGGACTACCCGTCCCTGCGGCCCCCCATCGACCACCTTTGTGAGCTGCTGCCTCGGCTCCAGGCCCGCTACTACTCCATCGCCTCGTCCTCCAAG GTCCACCCCAACTCCGTGCACATTTGTGCCGTGGCTGTGGAGTATGAAACCAAGACTGGCCGCATCAACAAAGGTGTGGCCACCACCTGGCTGCGGGCCAAGGAGCCCGCCAAGGAGAATGGCCGCCGGGCCCTGGTGCCCATGTTTGTGCGCAAGTCCCAGTTCCGCCTGCCATTCAAGGCCACCACGCCCGTCATCATGGTGGGCCCTGGCACTGGGATTGCCCCCTTCATAGGCTTCATCCAGGAGCGGGCCTGGCTGCAGCAGCAGG GCAAGGAGGTGGGGGAGACGCTGCTCTACTACGGCTGCCGCCGGTCGGATGAGGACTACCTGTACCGCGACGAGCTGGCCCAGTTCCACAGGGACGGCTCCCTCACCCAGCTCAACGTGGCCTTCTCCCGGGAGCAGGCCCACAAG GTCTATGTGCAGCACTTACTGAAAAGGGACAAGGAGCACCTGTGGAAGCTGATCCATGAGGGAGGCGCCCACATCTACGTCTGCGG gGATGCTCGGAACATGGCGAGGGATGTGCAGAACACGTTCTACGACATCGTGGCCGAGCTGGGGACCATGGAGCATGCCCAGGCTGTGGACTACATCAAGAAGCTGATGACCAAGGGCCGCTACTCGCTGGACGTGTGGAGCTAG
- the POR gene encoding NADPH--cytochrome P450 reductase isoform X3, with product MPRGQGGTWCPDSPMDGTSSRAGTASRTTSVKDSSFVEKMKKTGRNIIVFYGSQTGTAEEFANRLSKDAHRYGMRGMAADPEEYDLADLGSLSEIENSLAVFCMATYGEGDPTDNAQDFYDWLQEADVDLSGVKYAVFGLGNKTYEHFNAMGKYVDKRLEQLGAQRIFELGLGDDDGNLEEDFITWREQFWPAVCEHFGVEATGEESSIRQYELLVHTDIDAAKVYVGEMGRLKSYETQKPPFDAKNPFLAVVTTNRKLNQGTERHLMHLELDISDSKIRYESGDHVAVYPANDSALVNQLGEILGADLDVIMSLNNLDEESNKKHPFPCPTSYRTALTYYLDITNPPRTNVLYELAQYASEPFEQEQLRKMASSSGEGKELYLTWVVEARRHILAILQDYPSLRPPIDHLCELLPRLQARYYSIASSSKVHPNSVHICAVAVEYETKTGRINKGVATTWLRAKEPAKENGRRALVPMFVRKSQFRLPFKATTPVIMVGPGTGIAPFIGFIQERAWLQQQGKEVGETLLYYGCRRSDEDYLYRDELAQFHRDGSLTQLNVAFSREQAHKVYVQHLLKRDKEHLWKLIHEGGAHIYVCGDARNMARDVQNTFYDIVAELGTMEHAQAVDYIKKLMTKGRYSLDVWS from the exons ATGCCCCGCGGACAGGGGGGCACCTGGTGCCCAGACTCACCCATGGATGGAACTTCTTCCCGGGCAGGGACGGCCTCGAG GACGACCTCTGTGAAAGACAGCAGCTTCGtggaaaagatgaagaagacG GGCAGGAACATCATCGTGTTCTATGGCTCCCAGACGGGGACCGCCGAGGAGTTTGCCAACCGCCTGTCCAAGGACGCCCACCGCTATGGAATGCGGGGCATGGCAGCAGACCCCGAAGAGTATGACTTG GCCGACCTGGGCAGCCTTTCAGAGATAGAGAACTCCCTGGCAGTGTTCTGCATGGCCACCTACGGCGAGGGGGACCCCACTGACAATGCCCAGGACTTCTATGACTGGCTCCAGGAGGCGGACGTGGACCTCTCTGGAGTCAAGTATGCG GTGTTCGGCCTTGGGAACAAGACCTACGAGCACTTCAATGCCATGGGCAAGTATGTGGACAAGCGGCTGGAGCAGCTCGGTGCCCAGAGGATCTTTGAGCTGGGGTTGGGCGACGATGACGGAAA cctggaGGAGGATTTCATCACGTGGCGAGAGCAGTTCTGGCCAGCCGTGTGTGAACACTTTGGGGTGGAAGCCACAGGAGAGGAGTCCAG CATTCGCCAGTATGAGCTGCTGGTGCACACAGACATAGACGCAGCCAAGGTGTACGTGGGTGAGATGGGCCGCCTGAAGAGCTATGAGACCCAGAAACC cccctttGATGCCAAGAATCCATTCTTGGCCGTAGTCACCACCAACCGGAAGCTGAACCAGGGAACTGAGCGCCACCTCATGCACCTGGAATTAGACATCTCAGATTCCAAAATCAG GTATGAATCCGGGGACCATGTGGCCGTTTACCCGGCCAATGACTCTGCCCTGGTCAACCAGCTTGGcgagatcctgggtgccgacctggACGTCATCATGTCCCTAAACAATCTCGATG AGGAGTCCAACAAGAAACACCCgttcccctgccccacctcctacCGGACGGCCCTCACCTACTATCTGGATATCACCAACCCGCCGCGCACCAACGTGCTCTACGAGCTGGCCCAGTACGCCTCGGAGCCCTTCGAGCAGGAGCAGTTGCGCAAAATGGCCTCCTCCTCAGGCGAGGGCAAG GAGTTGTACTTGACCTGGGTCGTGGAGGCCCGGAGGCACATCCTGGCCATCCTGCAGGACTACCCGTCCCTGCGGCCCCCCATCGACCACCTTTGTGAGCTGCTGCCTCGGCTCCAGGCCCGCTACTACTCCATCGCCTCGTCCTCCAAG GTCCACCCCAACTCCGTGCACATTTGTGCCGTGGCTGTGGAGTATGAAACCAAGACTGGCCGCATCAACAAAGGTGTGGCCACCACCTGGCTGCGGGCCAAGGAGCCCGCCAAGGAGAATGGCCGCCGGGCCCTGGTGCCCATGTTTGTGCGCAAGTCCCAGTTCCGCCTGCCATTCAAGGCCACCACGCCCGTCATCATGGTGGGCCCTGGCACTGGGATTGCCCCCTTCATAGGCTTCATCCAGGAGCGGGCCTGGCTGCAGCAGCAGG GCAAGGAGGTGGGGGAGACGCTGCTCTACTACGGCTGCCGCCGGTCGGATGAGGACTACCTGTACCGCGACGAGCTGGCCCAGTTCCACAGGGACGGCTCCCTCACCCAGCTCAACGTGGCCTTCTCCCGGGAGCAGGCCCACAAG GTCTATGTGCAGCACTTACTGAAAAGGGACAAGGAGCACCTGTGGAAGCTGATCCATGAGGGAGGCGCCCACATCTACGTCTGCGG gGATGCTCGGAACATGGCGAGGGATGTGCAGAACACGTTCTACGACATCGTGGCCGAGCTGGGGACCATGGAGCATGCCCAGGCTGTGGACTACATCAAGAAGCTGATGACCAAGGGCCGCTACTCGCTGGACGTGTGGAGCTAG
- the POR gene encoding NADPH--cytochrome P450 reductase isoform X2: MGCMYSSPRDEPTLRRTTSVKDSSFVEKMKKTGRNIIVFYGSQTGTAEEFANRLSKDAHRYGMRGMAADPEEYDLADLGSLSEIENSLAVFCMATYGEGDPTDNAQDFYDWLQEADVDLSGVKYAVFGLGNKTYEHFNAMGKYVDKRLEQLGAQRIFELGLGDDDGNLEEDFITWREQFWPAVCEHFGVEATGEESSIRQYELLVHTDIDAAKVYVGEMGRLKSYETQKPPFDAKNPFLAVVTTNRKLNQGTERHLMHLELDISDSKIRYESGDHVAVYPANDSALVNQLGEILGADLDVIMSLNNLDEESNKKHPFPCPTSYRTALTYYLDITNPPRTNVLYELAQYASEPFEQEQLRKMASSSGEGKELYLTWVVEARRHILAILQDYPSLRPPIDHLCELLPRLQARYYSIASSSKVHPNSVHICAVAVEYETKTGRINKGVATTWLRAKEPAKENGRRALVPMFVRKSQFRLPFKATTPVIMVGPGTGIAPFIGFIQERAWLQQQGKEVGETLLYYGCRRSDEDYLYRDELAQFHRDGSLTQLNVAFSREQAHKVYVQHLLKRDKEHLWKLIHEGGAHIYVCGDARNMARDVQNTFYDIVAELGTMEHAQAVDYIKKLMTKGRYSLDVWS, encoded by the exons ATGGGGTGCATGTACTCATCTCCGAGGGACGAGCCCACCCTGAGAAG GACGACCTCTGTGAAAGACAGCAGCTTCGtggaaaagatgaagaagacG GGCAGGAACATCATCGTGTTCTATGGCTCCCAGACGGGGACCGCCGAGGAGTTTGCCAACCGCCTGTCCAAGGACGCCCACCGCTATGGAATGCGGGGCATGGCAGCAGACCCCGAAGAGTATGACTTG GCCGACCTGGGCAGCCTTTCAGAGATAGAGAACTCCCTGGCAGTGTTCTGCATGGCCACCTACGGCGAGGGGGACCCCACTGACAATGCCCAGGACTTCTATGACTGGCTCCAGGAGGCGGACGTGGACCTCTCTGGAGTCAAGTATGCG GTGTTCGGCCTTGGGAACAAGACCTACGAGCACTTCAATGCCATGGGCAAGTATGTGGACAAGCGGCTGGAGCAGCTCGGTGCCCAGAGGATCTTTGAGCTGGGGTTGGGCGACGATGACGGAAA cctggaGGAGGATTTCATCACGTGGCGAGAGCAGTTCTGGCCAGCCGTGTGTGAACACTTTGGGGTGGAAGCCACAGGAGAGGAGTCCAG CATTCGCCAGTATGAGCTGCTGGTGCACACAGACATAGACGCAGCCAAGGTGTACGTGGGTGAGATGGGCCGCCTGAAGAGCTATGAGACCCAGAAACC cccctttGATGCCAAGAATCCATTCTTGGCCGTAGTCACCACCAACCGGAAGCTGAACCAGGGAACTGAGCGCCACCTCATGCACCTGGAATTAGACATCTCAGATTCCAAAATCAG GTATGAATCCGGGGACCATGTGGCCGTTTACCCGGCCAATGACTCTGCCCTGGTCAACCAGCTTGGcgagatcctgggtgccgacctggACGTCATCATGTCCCTAAACAATCTCGATG AGGAGTCCAACAAGAAACACCCgttcccctgccccacctcctacCGGACGGCCCTCACCTACTATCTGGATATCACCAACCCGCCGCGCACCAACGTGCTCTACGAGCTGGCCCAGTACGCCTCGGAGCCCTTCGAGCAGGAGCAGTTGCGCAAAATGGCCTCCTCCTCAGGCGAGGGCAAG GAGTTGTACTTGACCTGGGTCGTGGAGGCCCGGAGGCACATCCTGGCCATCCTGCAGGACTACCCGTCCCTGCGGCCCCCCATCGACCACCTTTGTGAGCTGCTGCCTCGGCTCCAGGCCCGCTACTACTCCATCGCCTCGTCCTCCAAG GTCCACCCCAACTCCGTGCACATTTGTGCCGTGGCTGTGGAGTATGAAACCAAGACTGGCCGCATCAACAAAGGTGTGGCCACCACCTGGCTGCGGGCCAAGGAGCCCGCCAAGGAGAATGGCCGCCGGGCCCTGGTGCCCATGTTTGTGCGCAAGTCCCAGTTCCGCCTGCCATTCAAGGCCACCACGCCCGTCATCATGGTGGGCCCTGGCACTGGGATTGCCCCCTTCATAGGCTTCATCCAGGAGCGGGCCTGGCTGCAGCAGCAGG GCAAGGAGGTGGGGGAGACGCTGCTCTACTACGGCTGCCGCCGGTCGGATGAGGACTACCTGTACCGCGACGAGCTGGCCCAGTTCCACAGGGACGGCTCCCTCACCCAGCTCAACGTGGCCTTCTCCCGGGAGCAGGCCCACAAG GTCTATGTGCAGCACTTACTGAAAAGGGACAAGGAGCACCTGTGGAAGCTGATCCATGAGGGAGGCGCCCACATCTACGTCTGCGG gGATGCTCGGAACATGGCGAGGGATGTGCAGAACACGTTCTACGACATCGTGGCCGAGCTGGGGACCATGGAGCATGCCCAGGCTGTGGACTACATCAAGAAGCTGATGACCAAGGGCCGCTACTCGCTGGACGTGTGGAGCTAG
- the POR gene encoding NADPH--cytochrome P450 reductase (The RefSeq protein has 1 substitution compared to this genomic sequence), protein MGDSNMDASAPTSETVAEEVSLFSMMDMFLFSLIVGLLTYWFLFRKKKDEIPEFTKIQTTTTSVKDSSFVEKMKKTGRNIIVFYGSQTGTAEEFANRLSKDAHRYGMRGMAADPEEYDLADLGSLSEIENSLAVFCMATYGEGDPTDNAQDFYDWLQEADVDLSGVKYAVFGLGNKTYEHFNAMGKYVDRRLEQLGAQRIFELGLGDDDGNLEEDFITWREQFWPAVCEHFGVEATGEESSIRQYELLVHTDIDAAKVYVGEMGRLKSYETQKPPFDAKNPFLAVVTTNRKLNQGTERHLMHLELDISDSKIRYESGDHVAVYPANDSALVNQLGEILGADLDVIMSLNNLDEESNKKHPFPCPTSYRTALTYYLDITNPPRTNVLYELAQYASEPFEQEQLRKMASSSGEGKELYLTWVVEARRHILAILQDYPSLRPPIDHLCELLPRLQARYYSIASSSKVHPNSVHICAVAVEYETKTGRINKGVATTWLRAKEPAKENGRRALVPMFVRKSQFRLPFKATTPVIMVGPGTGIAPFIGFIQERAWLQQQGKEVGETLLYYGCRRSDEDYLYRDELAQFHRDGSLTQLNVAFSREQAHKVYVQHLLKRDKEHLWKLIHEGGAHIYVCGDARNMARDVQNTFYDIVAELGTMEHAQAVDYIKKLMTKGRYSLDVWS, encoded by the exons ATGGGGGACTCCAACATGGACGCCAGCGCGCCCACGTCTGAGACAGTGGCTGAAGAAGTCTCTCTTTTCAGCATGATGGACATGTTTCTGTTCTCACTCATTGTGGGTCTCCTGACCTACTGGTTcctcttcagaaagaaaaaagatgaaatccccGAGTTCACCAAAATTCAAACAAC GACGACCTCTGTGAAAGACAGCAGCTTCGtggaaaagatgaagaagacG GGCAGGAACATCATCGTGTTCTATGGCTCCCAGACGGGGACCGCCGAGGAGTTTGCCAACCGCCTGTCCAAGGACGCCCACCGCTATGGAATGCGGGGCATGGCAGCAGACCCCGAAGAGTATGACTTG GCCGACCTGGGCAGCCTTTCAGAGATAGAGAACTCCCTGGCAGTGTTCTGCATGGCCACCTACGGCGAGGGGGACCCCACTGACAATGCCCAGGACTTCTATGACTGGCTCCAGGAGGCGGACGTGGACCTCTCTGGAGTCAAGTATGCG GTGTTCGGCCTTGGGAACAAGACCTACGAGCACTTCAATGCCATGGGCAAGTATGTGGACAAGCGGCTGGAGCAGCTCGGTGCCCAGAGGATCTTTGAGCTGGGGTTGGGCGACGATGACGGAAA cctggaGGAGGATTTCATCACGTGGCGAGAGCAGTTCTGGCCAGCCGTGTGTGAACACTTTGGGGTGGAAGCCACAGGAGAGGAGTCCAG CATTCGCCAGTATGAGCTGCTGGTGCACACAGACATAGACGCAGCCAAGGTGTACGTGGGTGAGATGGGCCGCCTGAAGAGCTATGAGACCCAGAAACC cccctttGATGCCAAGAATCCATTCTTGGCCGTAGTCACCACCAACCGGAAGCTGAACCAGGGAACTGAGCGCCACCTCATGCACCTGGAATTAGACATCTCAGATTCCAAAATCAG GTATGAATCCGGGGACCATGTGGCCGTTTACCCGGCCAATGACTCTGCCCTGGTCAACCAGCTTGGcgagatcctgggtgccgacctggACGTCATCATGTCCCTAAACAATCTCGATG AGGAGTCCAACAAGAAACACCCgttcccctgccccacctcctacCGGACGGCCCTCACCTACTATCTGGATATCACCAACCCGCCGCGCACCAACGTGCTCTACGAGCTGGCCCAGTACGCCTCGGAGCCCTTCGAGCAGGAGCAGTTGCGCAAAATGGCCTCCTCCTCAGGCGAGGGCAAG GAGTTGTACTTGACCTGGGTCGTGGAGGCCCGGAGGCACATCCTGGCCATCCTGCAGGACTACCCGTCCCTGCGGCCCCCCATCGACCACCTTTGTGAGCTGCTGCCTCGGCTCCAGGCCCGCTACTACTCCATCGCCTCGTCCTCCAAG GTCCACCCCAACTCCGTGCACATTTGTGCCGTGGCTGTGGAGTATGAAACCAAGACTGGCCGCATCAACAAAGGTGTGGCCACCACCTGGCTGCGGGCCAAGGAGCCCGCCAAGGAGAATGGCCGCCGGGCCCTGGTGCCCATGTTTGTGCGCAAGTCCCAGTTCCGCCTGCCATTCAAGGCCACCACGCCCGTCATCATGGTGGGCCCTGGCACTGGGATTGCCCCCTTCATAGGCTTCATCCAGGAGCGGGCCTGGCTGCAGCAGCAGG GCAAGGAGGTGGGGGAGACGCTGCTCTACTACGGCTGCCGCCGGTCGGATGAGGACTACCTGTACCGCGACGAGCTGGCCCAGTTCCACAGGGACGGCTCCCTCACCCAGCTCAACGTGGCCTTCTCCCGGGAGCAGGCCCACAAG GTCTATGTGCAGCACTTACTGAAAAGGGACAAGGAGCACCTGTGGAAGCTGATCCATGAGGGAGGCGCCCACATCTACGTCTGCGG gGATGCTCGGAACATGGCGAGGGATGTGCAGAACACGTTCTACGACATCGTGGCCGAGCTGGGGACCATGGAGCATGCCCAGGCTGTGGACTACATCAAGAAGCTGATGACCAAGGGCCGCTACTCGCTGGACGTGTGGAGCTAG